The Raphanus sativus cultivar WK10039 unplaced genomic scaffold, ASM80110v3 Scaffold0691, whole genome shotgun sequence sequence TCTTCCTTGAACTGACTGTAGTAAGCTTTGGAAACAGCTTCAGGGCTCGAGGAGCAGATGTTAACACAACCTTTGTTTACGGACTTGCCTTGATCATCATACAAAGCTGGAGGAAtctgcaaagaaaaaaacaaaatgaaacaaCTCAGTATATGTATCTATCCCTcaatctcattttttttttatatatgtccACCTTAGAAAGCCAGTGTAAGCTGTAAGAGGCATGGATAAAGTGGATGTTATTCTCAGGGAAGAGCCTTCCATAGAATGATCCAGGGTATGCTGCAATGAAAATTGAAGGGCATCCACCGTTCTTGGCATCTCTCTTGACCTCTATGTGGAAGTCAGGCAAGGACTTGAATATGGCGTTGAAGTCATTTCCTGGGAGATCATTAAGGAAGAAGCTGAATTCCGGCAAGGGCTGGCTTGGGATCTCTTGGCTGTGAGAAAACTCTACGGCTTTGATGATGTCTctaatggtggagagagtgttTGGTCCTGAAGAACATCCCAAGTCAGCTATTCCTAAGCTCTTGGGTTTGGTCTCCTTGTAGAGTTCTTGCAGTGTCTCTAGTGTTATGTGTTTTGCTTGATCAGATGCTTTCTTCTGAAAAGATTTAAAAACAACAGAAAAGGGTAGTTAGAAGTAAGATTATGAGCTAAATGAGGATATTTGAAATATCAAGAACCTGGAAGGTAGAGTTTCTTGCATAACTAGTTTTCCCATCTCCTCCTGTCATGTGAAACTCTCTTTCTAGATCCCTCTTATCCATTTCAGTGaccaaaaaatgttaaaaatctcACTTATGTTTTGGGTTAGGGTTTGTTCTTTTGGTGTTTAGATGTGCTTTAATCTTTGGCCTGTCACCTCAATCTTCCATTATCTAtacttttttccttttcttttcgaGAGGAAATTGTGTGGATTTAACAATAGATAGAACccgtaaataataaaaatgcaCATTTGGTCGATATAAACTAGGAGTAGAATTAATAAATGAACTGGGACAGCTATTTTCTTATCATAACCAATTTGAATCCCGGTCAGCTATTTTTTTTGCGTTTTGGGTTTTCcattctttattttaaaaaactttaattacgaaaaaaaacttaaaattatgaGTTTAGATTCTTTCATCATTGTTCATGATTCAGAAAAAgatttcaaaacattttttctttggttGGGTGAATTTAGTTCAGAAGGAGAAATGTTAGGTGTAGTCCAAAGCGaccaaaatagaaaaattaagaaaaaagaatatatataagcaaaaaaataaaacggaAAGTTTCCAACTACATCA is a genomic window containing:
- the LOC108841730 gene encoding probable methyltransferase TCM_000336, coding for MDKRDLEREFHMTGGDGKTSYARNSTFQKKASDQAKHITLETLQELYKETKPKSLGIADLGCSSGPNTLSTIRDIIKAVEFSHSQEIPSQPLPEFSFFLNDLPGNDFNAIFKSLPDFHIEVKRDAKNGGCPSIFIAAYPGSFYGRLFPENNIHFIHASYSLHWLSKIPPALYDDQGKSVNKGCVNICSSSPEAVSKAYYSQFKEDFSMFLRFRSKEVVASGRMVLIMLGREGPDHVDRGNSFFWELLARSIADLVAQGVTEEEKLDSYEMHFYAPSAAEIENEVNKEGSFEIEKLEMLEVDKEKGDEDGVSYGKAAAKTVRAVQESMLAPHFGEDILDKLFDIYGRMVDEELAKEDIRPITFVVVLKRKP